The proteins below are encoded in one region of Planctopirus limnophila DSM 3776:
- a CDS encoding efflux RND transporter permease subunit produces MLSRFFIDRPIFANVIAIVTMILGGVALFRLPVEQYPSITPPTVQVTATYPGANAQVLSDTVAAPIEQQVNGVEGMLYMSSTCASDGTYTLTVTFEVGANLDMAQVLVQNRVSQAEPRLPEDVRRQGINVKKQSTAIIQVVTLTSDEGKFDSLYLSNYATLSIRDELARIYGVGEIQVFGSSDYGMRVWLDPNKLKARNLSASDVVAAIQEQNVQVAAGQLGAAPAPVGQDFEYTITTLGRLSDVEAFNDIIVKTAPGNGGRLTRVRDVARVELGGQLYNLYCEKSGIPAAGLAIFQLPGANSLNVAHDVKKVMAKLEKDFPKGLNYDIPFDTTKFVEEAIAEVYKTLFEAGVLVLIVILVFLQDWRAVLVPATTVPVTIIGAFALMWAMGFSVNMLTLFGLVLAIGIVVDDAIVIVENAAHHIEHDHLAPREATIVAMGEILGPIIGITLVLMAVFLPTAGMQGITGQLYRQFALTIAATALISAVNALTLKPAQCAVYLRPVAPKKNIFYRGFNAVYDFFEGIYVSIVKVLVRAPLFSMIAYLAIVTSTVLLFRSLPTGFLPTEDQGYLVVGCQLPDGASQERTKAVLQKMNKILGSTPGIENWVTIGGQSLLDQAASSNAATIYVTLKEWSHRQSPQESLFGVLGSLYAQFATIDDAITFAFPPPAILGLGTAGGFEMQLQDRGGAGLVQLQNMAQIISADANQQTALTQVNSTFRAQIPQIYLDIDRVKAKSLDVPLAEIFGTLQAELGSAYVNDFNLFGRTYQVRIQADAQYRVEKTDITRLQVRNRAGQMVPLGSLVEVRDSLGPQIIRRYNLYPAAAINGQAAPGFSSGQALDIMEQMTKRLLPKTMGFEWTGISYQERKVGNESVYVLGLAVLLVYLVLAAQYESWTSPAAVILVVPLGLVGSGLALLARGMDNNVYTQIGLVLIIALASKNAILIVEFARDLRHKGASILDAAVNASRLRFRPILMTSFAFILGVYPLVVAQGAGAASRQALGTAVFGGMITSTILAVFFTPVFYVVMQSLSEGYARLRGKPVRTGPPSTEAAQPAATHDQQPASH; encoded by the coding sequence TTGCTCTCCCGATTTTTTATTGATCGTCCCATTTTCGCCAACGTCATTGCCATTGTCACAATGATTCTTGGCGGCGTGGCTTTGTTTCGACTTCCTGTTGAGCAGTATCCCTCTATCACACCACCCACGGTTCAGGTGACGGCGACCTATCCCGGTGCCAATGCTCAGGTGCTGTCAGATACCGTCGCTGCGCCCATCGAACAGCAGGTGAATGGTGTCGAAGGCATGCTCTACATGTCTTCGACATGTGCCAGTGATGGCACCTACACTCTGACGGTCACGTTTGAAGTGGGGGCCAATCTCGATATGGCGCAGGTGCTGGTACAGAACCGCGTCTCTCAAGCGGAGCCGAGACTTCCTGAGGATGTTCGCCGCCAGGGGATCAACGTCAAGAAACAGTCCACAGCCATTATTCAGGTGGTGACGCTGACCAGCGATGAGGGGAAGTTTGATAGTCTCTATCTGTCGAACTATGCCACCTTATCGATTCGCGATGAGTTGGCCCGTATTTATGGTGTCGGCGAAATTCAGGTCTTCGGCTCCAGCGATTACGGGATGCGTGTCTGGCTCGACCCCAACAAACTCAAGGCACGCAATCTTTCGGCCTCTGATGTCGTGGCTGCCATTCAAGAACAGAACGTCCAGGTGGCAGCCGGTCAATTGGGGGCTGCTCCTGCGCCAGTGGGGCAGGATTTTGAATATACAATTACCACACTGGGTCGATTGAGCGATGTCGAAGCCTTTAACGACATTATCGTCAAGACGGCACCAGGGAATGGTGGCCGCCTGACGCGTGTGCGAGATGTGGCCCGCGTGGAACTGGGCGGGCAGCTCTATAACCTATATTGCGAGAAGAGCGGGATTCCCGCTGCCGGCCTGGCGATCTTCCAGCTTCCCGGGGCGAACTCCCTTAATGTGGCCCATGACGTGAAGAAAGTCATGGCGAAACTGGAGAAGGACTTCCCCAAGGGGCTCAACTACGACATTCCGTTCGATACGACCAAGTTCGTCGAAGAGGCCATTGCCGAAGTCTATAAAACGCTGTTTGAAGCAGGCGTTCTGGTGTTGATTGTAATTCTGGTCTTCCTCCAGGATTGGCGGGCCGTGCTGGTCCCAGCGACCACTGTACCCGTGACGATCATTGGTGCCTTTGCCCTTATGTGGGCCATGGGCTTTTCTGTCAATATGCTGACGCTGTTCGGACTGGTGCTGGCGATTGGGATCGTTGTCGATGATGCCATTGTGATCGTCGAAAACGCGGCCCATCACATCGAGCACGACCATCTGGCACCGCGCGAAGCGACGATTGTGGCGATGGGGGAAATTCTGGGGCCGATTATTGGCATTACGTTAGTGCTGATGGCGGTCTTCCTCCCCACAGCCGGTATGCAGGGGATTACCGGCCAGCTTTATCGTCAGTTCGCGTTAACGATCGCGGCGACTGCGCTGATCAGTGCGGTGAATGCACTGACATTAAAACCAGCTCAATGTGCGGTGTACCTCAGGCCTGTCGCTCCTAAAAAGAATATTTTCTATCGCGGGTTTAATGCTGTTTATGATTTCTTTGAAGGTATCTACGTCAGTATTGTCAAGGTGCTGGTGCGAGCACCACTTTTTTCGATGATTGCCTATCTAGCAATTGTGACCAGCACGGTTTTGCTCTTCCGCAGTTTGCCGACAGGCTTTCTGCCGACGGAAGATCAGGGCTATCTGGTTGTGGGTTGCCAATTGCCCGATGGGGCTTCTCAAGAGCGAACTAAGGCTGTGCTCCAGAAGATGAACAAGATTCTGGGGAGTACACCCGGCATTGAAAACTGGGTGACGATTGGTGGTCAATCGCTGCTTGATCAGGCCGCTTCGTCCAATGCCGCCACGATCTACGTCACGTTGAAAGAGTGGAGCCATCGTCAGTCGCCACAGGAAAGTTTGTTCGGCGTCCTGGGTTCACTATATGCCCAGTTCGCGACGATTGATGACGCGATTACCTTTGCCTTCCCACCGCCGGCTATTTTAGGTTTAGGTACGGCTGGTGGATTCGAAATGCAGTTGCAGGATCGTGGTGGAGCCGGATTGGTTCAACTGCAGAATATGGCGCAGATCATTTCGGCTGATGCCAATCAGCAGACAGCGCTGACGCAGGTGAACAGCACCTTCCGTGCACAGATCCCACAGATCTATTTGGATATCGACCGCGTGAAGGCCAAATCGCTCGATGTTCCGCTGGCTGAAATTTTTGGAACATTGCAGGCAGAACTCGGTTCAGCTTATGTGAACGATTTCAATCTGTTTGGCCGAACCTATCAGGTCCGTATCCAAGCGGATGCTCAATACCGCGTGGAAAAAACAGATATCACTCGACTGCAGGTGCGTAATCGAGCCGGGCAGATGGTTCCTTTGGGCTCACTGGTGGAAGTGCGCGATTCGTTAGGGCCACAGATCATCCGCCGATATAACCTCTATCCGGCAGCAGCGATTAACGGTCAGGCGGCTCCCGGATTCAGCTCAGGTCAGGCACTCGATATCATGGAGCAGATGACCAAGCGACTACTCCCAAAAACGATGGGCTTTGAATGGACCGGGATTTCCTATCAGGAACGTAAAGTCGGGAATGAATCCGTTTATGTTCTGGGGCTCGCCGTGCTCTTGGTGTACCTGGTGCTGGCCGCTCAGTACGAAAGCTGGACGAGTCCAGCGGCTGTGATTCTCGTGGTCCCTTTGGGCCTGGTTGGTTCGGGACTGGCACTTCTGGCGCGCGGGATGGACAATAACGTCTATACTCAGATCGGGCTGGTACTGATCATTGCTCTGGCAAGTAAGAATGCGATTCTGATTGTCGAGTTTGCCCGTGATTTGAGGCATAAAGGGGCCAGTATTCTCGATGCGGCTGTCAATGCTTCGCGACTGCGCTTTCGCCCGATTCTGATGACTTCGTTTGCGTTTATTCTCGGGGTCTACCCACTGGTGGTGGCCCAGGGGGCTGGAGCGGCCAGTCGTCAGGCTTTAGGGACAGCTGTCTTTGGAGGGATGATTACCTCAACCATACTCGCGGTCTTCTTTACGCCGGTCTTTTATGTGGTGATGCAGAGTTTGAGTGAAGGCTATGCCCGTTTGCGAGGAAAACCCGTCCGCACTGGCCCACCATCAACCGAAGCTGCCCAGCCTGCCGCGACTCACGACCAGCAGCCGGCGAGCCACTGA
- a CDS encoding HEAT repeat domain-containing protein has product MSDAAPTCPKCNEPLQPGMLRCRACGERLTPATRQPVAAAAGIGSSVAGVTNAPVATQPLNSASTARPSSAAGPKTGTVLNLNSLLKTGAVPAGTTGPVGSSGPLGSTSTTATNASPVATGGFDQGRTANGLPSGSSGSSLRLKKPAGNTPIQTSPAAATPQATVTKTSTPASTSSTPGSTDTAKVASAASSKLPLPPTSASSQSGSMRLARPSGSSGRMETFGNDAIRVSCECGAKFRTKSETAGRKVKCPKCGSAVVVPGGSSETTGPALVEKRKFADLAKEIASLPPLVTTENEPSTGVKNSAEMPAVESGTKIESGSKPGQTSSGSTTKRKKLSKSRLTKLLKAVEPKESASSEDAEKRRQAVLELGMAENEGLWAELEKLKGDSWIVVREAVATALGDLGQPEATPALIEMLDDEVPEVRRNAIASVGKLRDARACRAMIVMALQEPHFRFASLDSITKMGNAATASLQQILQEKDPGYALEAAVVAGRTRDAKLIEPLLKLLGNSFAIVRGQAAESLGQIGDKKATGPLCKLLEDPEQGVRVAAAGALARLSDPRSVPSLLKGLSQDDADVLERVITALGEIGDAQAAPHLLPLIDHLQAEIRGAAAEALGKIGASESASPLTRLLHDTDEAVRLKAIAAFRKFKASIAVDPLLNLLMDPNAQIRLRAVDTLGEIADESAVDNLIHTLHNDGTMEVRQMAAKALGAIGSADGIEPLEQALEDEFPVRCRAITSLGQIGASASLPALLAMLKDSVPEVRYHTTQALADLGNANALKPLEELLSDEHPMVRRGAAKALVKLGDPRGESLLDEKKLASFKKQRPGFKFNFSSLEPTAFIEAIKAAPPAVAIGAIAVPALLLIGFAAMSLGLLSGGGSSVVVRGRPASLNFTLDGKSVVIGFNKGVVEVWPATGGSPSSKSVYGNYASNLLATGVEGTFLSVADKQISMLAGGKVTPMAGLPSIAAYTIQSPDGKHAAAIGSDGSITFLDLENAKPMQAIQLNTKAVTCMGLSNGGREIVGGKKDGSITIWEAQSGKPVTELKLGTIVPAAIGFNSAGDKLVVANLRGGVGIYDIKTRKRLNDLPFEGKTAPIFAGASFVGGNDDLVLLSAGSSLTTWKVSTNEVKASPAYDLVGGIGGLAISPTGEHMAFMDTESADVVVVSLPSLEEAAVLSVPAGR; this is encoded by the coding sequence ATGTCCGACGCTGCACCCACCTGCCCGAAATGCAACGAACCTCTTCAGCCCGGGATGCTCCGTTGCCGTGCCTGTGGCGAAAGGCTGACCCCTGCGACACGGCAACCCGTCGCAGCTGCCGCGGGAATTGGCAGTTCAGTCGCCGGTGTGACAAACGCACCCGTAGCGACACAACCTTTGAATTCTGCATCGACAGCTCGACCATCATCGGCTGCTGGTCCGAAGACAGGGACCGTTCTCAACCTAAACAGCTTGCTCAAGACAGGGGCAGTCCCTGCCGGAACAACTGGCCCTGTCGGTTCAAGTGGCCCTCTCGGCTCGACTAGCACAACGGCAACAAATGCATCTCCTGTGGCCACAGGAGGCTTTGATCAGGGACGTACCGCGAATGGACTTCCGTCTGGTTCTTCAGGATCGAGCCTGCGTCTGAAGAAGCCGGCTGGTAATACGCCCATTCAAACGTCACCTGCGGCTGCCACGCCGCAGGCAACCGTCACAAAGACTTCTACGCCCGCTTCGACTTCCTCGACCCCAGGATCGACTGACACCGCCAAGGTCGCTTCGGCCGCCTCCAGCAAGCTTCCATTGCCTCCCACCAGTGCCAGTTCCCAGTCGGGCAGCATGCGATTGGCTCGGCCCAGTGGCTCCAGCGGTCGCATGGAAACCTTTGGTAATGACGCCATTCGAGTCTCCTGCGAATGCGGCGCCAAGTTCCGTACCAAGAGTGAAACGGCTGGCAGAAAGGTCAAATGCCCCAAGTGTGGTTCAGCAGTGGTCGTACCCGGTGGTTCGTCGGAAACGACTGGGCCGGCACTTGTTGAAAAACGAAAGTTTGCCGATCTGGCGAAAGAAATTGCCAGTTTGCCACCTCTGGTCACGACCGAAAATGAGCCCTCGACCGGCGTGAAAAACTCCGCAGAAATGCCCGCTGTCGAATCGGGAACCAAAATTGAAAGTGGTTCCAAGCCCGGGCAAACGTCATCGGGTAGCACGACCAAAAGGAAGAAGTTATCAAAATCACGCCTGACGAAGTTGTTAAAAGCCGTTGAACCCAAAGAGAGCGCCAGTTCGGAAGATGCCGAAAAACGCCGACAAGCCGTTTTAGAATTGGGCATGGCCGAAAATGAAGGGCTGTGGGCCGAATTGGAGAAACTTAAAGGCGATAGCTGGATTGTCGTTCGTGAGGCTGTCGCTACCGCATTAGGTGATCTGGGGCAACCGGAAGCGACGCCCGCCCTGATTGAAATGCTCGACGATGAAGTTCCCGAGGTCAGGCGCAATGCGATTGCCTCTGTGGGAAAACTGCGCGATGCCAGAGCCTGTCGAGCGATGATTGTGATGGCTTTGCAGGAGCCTCACTTCCGCTTTGCCTCACTCGACTCCATCACCAAAATGGGGAATGCGGCCACTGCGTCGTTGCAACAGATTCTGCAGGAGAAAGACCCGGGCTATGCTCTCGAAGCCGCCGTTGTAGCTGGGCGGACACGCGATGCGAAGCTGATTGAACCATTACTGAAACTGCTTGGAAATTCGTTTGCGATTGTTCGTGGTCAGGCTGCGGAAAGCCTTGGTCAGATTGGCGATAAGAAGGCCACGGGGCCACTTTGTAAACTTCTGGAAGATCCTGAACAGGGTGTGCGAGTCGCAGCAGCCGGTGCCTTGGCCAGGCTGTCTGATCCACGCTCAGTTCCCAGTTTGCTCAAGGGATTATCACAGGATGATGCCGATGTTCTGGAACGCGTGATTACCGCCCTGGGAGAGATCGGTGATGCCCAGGCGGCTCCTCATCTATTGCCACTGATTGATCATCTTCAAGCGGAAATCCGCGGAGCTGCCGCCGAGGCACTGGGCAAAATCGGCGCTTCTGAATCCGCTTCGCCTTTGACACGTCTACTGCACGATACCGATGAAGCTGTCCGTCTGAAGGCGATTGCTGCTTTCCGTAAGTTTAAAGCAAGCATCGCGGTCGATCCTCTGCTGAACTTGCTGATGGATCCGAACGCTCAGATCCGCCTCCGTGCTGTCGATACATTAGGTGAGATTGCTGACGAATCGGCCGTCGATAACCTGATCCACACTCTGCACAATGATGGCACGATGGAAGTTCGGCAGATGGCCGCCAAGGCTTTGGGGGCGATTGGCTCTGCCGATGGAATTGAACCTCTCGAACAGGCATTGGAAGATGAGTTCCCTGTTCGTTGCCGCGCGATCACCTCTTTAGGTCAGATTGGCGCATCGGCTTCGTTGCCGGCCCTACTGGCGATGCTCAAAGATTCTGTACCGGAAGTGCGCTATCACACGACACAGGCGTTAGCCGATCTTGGGAATGCGAATGCTCTCAAACCCCTCGAAGAGCTCCTTTCCGATGAACACCCCATGGTTCGTCGCGGGGCTGCCAAGGCTTTGGTCAAGCTGGGAGATCCTCGGGGGGAATCGCTACTCGATGAGAAGAAACTCGCCAGCTTCAAGAAACAACGCCCAGGGTTCAAATTCAATTTCTCATCACTGGAGCCGACGGCGTTCATCGAAGCGATCAAAGCGGCACCACCAGCAGTGGCGATTGGTGCCATTGCGGTTCCGGCACTGCTGCTGATTGGCTTTGCCGCTATGAGCCTGGGTCTGCTGAGTGGCGGAGGTTCCAGCGTGGTGGTACGCGGCCGACCGGCTTCGCTGAACTTCACTCTCGACGGGAAATCTGTCGTTATCGGATTCAATAAAGGTGTGGTTGAGGTCTGGCCAGCAACGGGTGGATCACCTTCATCGAAATCGGTCTACGGGAATTATGCCTCCAATCTGCTGGCGACTGGCGTGGAAGGGACTTTCTTAAGTGTGGCGGACAAACAGATTTCAATGCTCGCCGGCGGCAAAGTGACCCCCATGGCCGGTCTGCCTTCGATTGCCGCCTACACGATTCAGTCACCCGACGGAAAGCATGCGGCTGCCATTGGCTCAGATGGTTCAATCACGTTTCTTGATCTGGAAAATGCCAAACCAATGCAGGCCATTCAACTCAATACAAAAGCTGTGACCTGCATGGGCCTTTCGAATGGTGGTCGTGAAATTGTCGGTGGAAAGAAAGACGGCAGCATCACTATCTGGGAAGCTCAATCTGGTAAGCCCGTGACTGAACTCAAACTGGGCACCATTGTCCCGGCTGCCATCGGATTCAATTCCGCGGGTGACAAACTCGTGGTCGCCAATCTCCGCGGTGGAGTCGGCATTTATGATATCAAGACCCGCAAGCGGCTGAATGACTTGCCATTCGAAGGCAAAACAGCACCAATCTTTGCCGGTGCCAGCTTTGTGGGAGGTAACGATGATCTGGTGCTGCTCTCAGCGGGCAGTTCTCTCACCACCTGGAAGGTATCAACCAATGAAGTAAAGGCTTCCCCTGCTTACGATCTTGTGGGCGGCATTGGAGGTCTTGCCATCAGCCCGACGGGCGAACACATGGCCTTTATGGACACGGAATCGGCCGATGTCGTGGTTGTAAGCCTCCCCTCACTCGAAGAAGCAGCCGTCCTGAGTGTCCCGGCTGGTCGTTAA
- a CDS encoding DUF1559 family PulG-like putative transporter, producing the protein MKKFSLNARKGFTLIELLVVISIIAILIALLLPALQSAREAARKTQCKNNLRQVGIGLNAFADTDPGDRLCTGQFDRFRDGCVDTYGWTADLARVNAGKAHEMRCPANPIRGSEKLNDLLRGNVTSNSSIPLADRLDACNIDSVCYQMNAAGVSGTTAAPFVARLIKDGHNSNYASSWFMSRTNFKTTNSGNDPFVLADFTTVATISVGGTACPAVTGTQIYRDGLKEFQNTVGPLTRRFLEGADVPSNNVPLLGDASPGDINEAVLSDNIVDSEGKLVDPALTAGARLGETANDGPGQITSANRLRLLVTNDVATAALAYTGYPTAGTAVTSTVISAYAPSAIWMLQDTRDWFAVHQSSANILMADGSVREVVDLNGDKFFNPGFNYDMATPPAAESQGFTSNVVEVNSFEIFCGPTLAIRAVTKGRFEE; encoded by the coding sequence ATGAAGAAGTTCTCGCTGAACGCTCGCAAGGGTTTCACCCTGATCGAGCTCCTCGTGGTGATCTCGATCATCGCGATCCTCATCGCTCTCCTGTTGCCTGCACTGCAGTCAGCTCGCGAAGCAGCCCGTAAGACACAGTGCAAGAACAACCTGCGTCAGGTTGGCATTGGTCTCAACGCCTTTGCTGATACCGATCCAGGCGATCGTCTCTGCACCGGTCAGTTCGACCGCTTCCGCGATGGTTGCGTTGATACCTACGGCTGGACAGCCGACCTGGCTCGCGTCAACGCTGGTAAGGCACACGAAATGCGTTGCCCAGCTAACCCCATCCGTGGTTCAGAAAAGCTGAACGACCTCCTCCGCGGTAACGTCACTTCGAACAGCTCGATTCCTCTGGCTGATCGTCTCGACGCCTGTAACATTGACAGCGTCTGCTACCAGATGAACGCTGCTGGTGTTTCCGGTACAACTGCTGCTCCTTTCGTGGCACGGTTGATCAAGGACGGCCATAACAGCAACTATGCTTCGAGCTGGTTCATGAGCCGCACGAACTTCAAGACCACCAACAGCGGCAACGACCCATTCGTGCTCGCCGACTTCACCACAGTCGCCACCATTTCCGTCGGTGGTACAGCTTGCCCAGCAGTGACTGGCACACAGATCTACCGCGATGGTCTGAAAGAGTTCCAGAACACAGTGGGCCCCCTCACACGTCGTTTCCTCGAAGGTGCTGACGTTCCTTCGAACAACGTGCCACTCCTGGGCGATGCTTCTCCTGGTGACATCAACGAAGCTGTTCTCTCGGACAACATCGTTGACAGCGAAGGTAAGCTCGTTGATCCCGCTTTGACCGCTGGTGCTCGCCTCGGCGAAACCGCCAACGATGGTCCTGGCCAGATCACCAGTGCCAACCGCCTCCGCCTGCTCGTCACCAACGACGTGGCAACAGCAGCTCTGGCTTACACCGGTTATCCAACAGCTGGTACAGCTGTCACCAGCACCGTGATTTCTGCTTATGCTCCAAGCGCAATCTGGATGCTGCAGGATACTCGCGACTGGTTCGCTGTTCACCAGTCATCTGCCAACATTCTGATGGCCGATGGTTCGGTTCGTGAAGTTGTTGACCTCAACGGAGACAAGTTCTTCAACCCAGGTTTCAACTACGACATGGCCACTCCACCAGCTGCTGAATCACAGGGCTTCACCAGCAACGTTGTTGAAGTCAACAGCTTCGAAATCTTCTGCGGTCCAACACTCGCCATCCGCGCTGTGACCAAGGGTCGCTTCGAAGAGTAA
- a CDS encoding coiled-coil domain-containing protein, translating into MSNKQLSLGVWLCVLSMLCVCTQTTVACADQKSRANSRDEKRENEAVKEARQDLDKAKDRLKDEEKQLRAARADFQKAEQERKQAASALQKLREQMEEKYEQETGLQAARQNLKQLTIERDRVLGPIVQAIRQRETGLSAGLKQAEEKLSRATTLDERKGAAKQIAEYQAQFRQLEATAIEADPRAKELSRKVALQEQQVQSANQKLDRIIERDNQLKAAEQKFAASRKAEDVAEQAVSKASRDVAQAQASVDRAEKQLAQKVAQDRKDKNRK; encoded by the coding sequence ATGTCAAACAAACAACTTTCACTTGGTGTCTGGCTGTGTGTACTTTCGATGTTGTGCGTTTGTACTCAGACAACCGTGGCCTGTGCCGACCAGAAAAGTCGCGCCAACTCTCGCGATGAGAAACGCGAAAACGAGGCGGTGAAAGAAGCCCGGCAGGATCTCGATAAAGCCAAAGACCGCTTGAAAGACGAAGAGAAGCAGTTGCGGGCTGCCAGGGCTGATTTTCAAAAGGCCGAGCAGGAACGGAAGCAGGCGGCCAGCGCGCTCCAAAAACTTCGTGAGCAGATGGAAGAGAAGTATGAACAGGAGACCGGTCTACAGGCTGCCCGGCAAAATCTGAAGCAGCTGACGATTGAGAGAGATCGAGTCCTCGGGCCGATCGTGCAGGCGATTCGTCAGCGAGAAACGGGCTTGAGTGCCGGGCTGAAGCAGGCCGAGGAAAAACTTTCCCGAGCGACGACTTTGGATGAGCGAAAGGGAGCAGCGAAGCAGATCGCTGAGTACCAGGCACAGTTTCGACAGCTCGAAGCGACTGCTATTGAAGCCGATCCACGAGCGAAAGAACTGTCTCGGAAGGTCGCTTTGCAGGAGCAGCAGGTGCAATCGGCCAATCAGAAGCTGGATCGAATCATCGAGCGGGACAACCAGCTCAAAGCGGCCGAGCAGAAGTTTGCAGCGAGCCGCAAAGCTGAAGATGTTGCAGAACAGGCGGTGAGCAAGGCATCGCGGGATGTGGCCCAGGCTCAAGCCAGTGTGGACCGTGCAGAGAAGCAACTCGCTCAAAAAGTGGCCCAGGATCGCAAGGATAAGAATCGCAAATAG
- a CDS encoding aminotransferase class I/II-fold pyridoxal phosphate-dependent enzyme codes for MRNESEVPLSDSAFSIPVADRLKRLPPYLFGKINKLKYQKRQAGIDVIDLGMGNPTDPPDPLITDKMKESLADPRNHRYSVANGIGNLRKEVAARYHRIYGARLNPDDEVIACLGSKEGFSHMCLALMGPGDTAIVPAPTFPIHAYSVMLAGGNVIQLDVREPHKFLENVAYTCEHLFPKPKLVIVNFPHNPSGTCIEQSFFDELVALAKKYKFLVISDFAYADICYDGYKAPSFLSTPGAIDVGVELTTMSKGFSMAGWRIGFCCGNREMVRALATIKGYYDYGIFQSIQIAAIVAMRHCESAVESIAKEYEHRRDALVDGLTRLGWEIERPKAGMFVWAKIPEPWAQMGSIDFSMKLLDEAGVAVSPGRGFGEEGEGYLRLALVENSQRLRQAVRAIGKCLKPETAATV; via the coding sequence ATGCGTAACGAATCCGAAGTTCCACTGTCTGACTCCGCTTTCTCGATCCCCGTGGCTGATCGTTTGAAGCGTCTGCCGCCCTATCTCTTCGGGAAGATCAACAAGCTCAAGTATCAGAAGCGGCAGGCAGGGATCGATGTCATCGATCTGGGCATGGGAAATCCCACCGATCCGCCCGACCCGCTCATTACCGATAAGATGAAGGAGTCGCTCGCCGATCCCCGCAATCACCGGTACTCGGTCGCCAACGGCATCGGGAACCTCCGCAAAGAAGTCGCCGCCCGTTACCACCGCATCTACGGTGCCCGACTCAACCCGGACGACGAAGTCATTGCCTGCCTGGGTTCAAAGGAAGGCTTCAGCCACATGTGCCTCGCACTCATGGGGCCCGGCGATACGGCTATCGTCCCCGCACCAACCTTTCCCATCCATGCTTATTCGGTGATGCTCGCCGGCGGCAACGTTATCCAGCTCGATGTCCGCGAGCCGCACAAGTTCCTCGAAAACGTCGCCTACACCTGCGAACACCTCTTCCCGAAGCCGAAGCTGGTCATCGTCAACTTCCCGCACAATCCTTCGGGCACCTGCATCGAGCAGAGCTTCTTTGATGAACTGGTCGCGCTCGCCAAGAAGTACAAGTTCCTCGTCATCAGCGATTTCGCATACGCCGACATCTGCTACGACGGCTACAAGGCCCCCAGCTTCCTCTCGACACCTGGCGCGATCGACGTAGGTGTCGAACTGACGACCATGTCCAAGGGCTTCAGCATGGCGGGCTGGCGCATCGGTTTCTGCTGTGGCAACCGTGAAATGGTTCGCGCTCTCGCCACGATCAAGGGCTATTACGACTACGGCATCTTCCAGTCGATCCAGATCGCGGCCATCGTCGCCATGCGTCACTGTGAATCGGCGGTGGAAAGCATTGCCAAAGAATACGAGCACCGCCGCGATGCCCTTGTCGACGGCCTGACTCGCCTCGGCTGGGAAATCGAACGACCGAAAGCCGGCATGTTTGTCTGGGCCAAGATCCCCGAGCCATGGGCCCAGATGGGTTCCATCGACTTCTCGATGAAGCTGCTGGATGAAGCCGGCGTCGCCGTCTCCCCGGGCCGCGGCTTCGGCGAAGAAGGCGAAGGCTATCTGCGTCTGGCCCTCGTCGAGAACTCCCAGCGCCTAAGGCAAGCCGTCCGCGCCATCGGCAAATGCCTCAAACCCGAAACCGCCGCCACGGTGTAA
- the gspG gene encoding type II secretion system major pseudopilin GspG yields the protein MISHPLSTARRSASRLVRKGFTLIEVLLVLAILGVIAAMVVPQLLGRQKEAMVKATKASIKGLEDALQQYALSHDGEYPQGSRDEAFSLLIKPGNDADGRPIAPYLDKVPLDAWGQGFYYENPNSKVPNATKPAIWSTGANKQNEDGSGDDINNWANLAL from the coding sequence ATGATTTCCCATCCGCTGTCCACTGCGAGACGATCAGCCAGTCGCCTGGTGCGAAAAGGCTTTACGCTGATTGAAGTTCTGCTGGTGCTGGCCATTCTGGGTGTGATTGCCGCGATGGTTGTTCCCCAGTTGCTTGGGCGTCAGAAGGAAGCCATGGTCAAGGCCACCAAGGCGAGTATCAAGGGGTTGGAAGATGCCCTGCAGCAGTATGCTCTCAGTCACGATGGTGAGTATCCTCAGGGATCGCGTGATGAGGCTTTTTCGCTGTTGATCAAGCCGGGCAACGATGCCGACGGCCGACCGATTGCACCGTATCTGGATAAGGTGCCGCTGGATGCCTGGGGTCAGGGCTTCTATTACGAGAACCCCAATTCGAAGGTTCCCAACGCGACTAAGCCCGCGATCTGGTCAACAGGAGCCAACAAGCAGAACGAAGACGGCAGCGGTGACGACATCAACAACTGGGCGAATCTGGCCCTGTAA